One genomic segment of Caldimonas brevitalea includes these proteins:
- a CDS encoding HrpB1 family type III secretion system apparatus protein gives MSSDQPHPLPGSDLALKVLMKIFSLGLATARHDDLEDILAAALRLHYDEGQATLAEVRLQIRLENWIGAVRLLKQIEVATRIDPALTSALLAGCLFRMGDAEWSRYAAKLLREGGSNGALQLLNGFLQAQAGGLHPAPNAAEAEQVRQRITAILKNAQAKAGAP, from the coding sequence ATGTCATCCGATCAACCCCATCCGCTTCCGGGCAGCGACCTGGCCTTGAAGGTGTTGATGAAGATCTTCTCGCTGGGCCTCGCGACCGCACGGCACGACGACCTGGAAGACATCCTCGCCGCCGCGCTGCGCCTGCATTACGACGAGGGCCAGGCGACGCTCGCCGAAGTGCGGCTGCAGATCCGGCTGGAAAACTGGATCGGCGCGGTGCGCCTGCTGAAGCAGATCGAGGTGGCGACCCGCATCGATCCCGCGTTGACCAGCGCCTTGCTGGCCGGCTGTTTGTTCCGGATGGGCGATGCCGAGTGGTCCCGTTATGCCGCCAAGCTGTTGCGAGAGGGCGGCAGCAACGGGGCGCTGCAGTTGCTCAACGGCTTCCTGCAAGCCCAGGCCGGCGGGCTGCATCCGGCGCCCAACGCGGCCGAGGCGGAGCAGGTGCGCCAGCGGATCACCGCGATCTTGAAGAACGCGCAGGCCAAGGCCGGGGCCCCTTGA